A stretch of bacterium DNA encodes these proteins:
- a CDS encoding nucleotidyltransferase family protein — MAIADRASAVELLLSCLSGRLQRSAVSRQPSAAWGEVVELAESHGLGPLLYRRLKESGVQAGVPADSWDRLRLVYFVNAERNTRLFRQLRPVLQCCSDADIPVIVLKGAYLAEGVYDNVALRPMVDVDLLVARADLPRAQARLLGMGYGPQKREDIDARCRRSSELTPFVGLGSSVDLHWSIASPTSPLRVDIGGLWKRAQPATTAGVQVLALSPEDLLLHLCLHTSYEHGLGEGLRQFCDIAATIRHFGELDWPQFVDRSRDWGAGRYVGLALRLAQSMLGAEVPEDVIERLVPGGIDARILETARESVLARASYVRWLPFFDAFGARSFRDKAKRSWQRVFLSRAEMGAKYPASRGRSHLWPYYLLRVRDVILAYWAHIFRRARLMLRTHGRDRAADLGKWLGSGKP, encoded by the coding sequence ATCGCAATAGCAGACAGGGCCTCAGCCGTCGAACTGCTACTCAGTTGTCTGTCTGGCCGGCTTCAGCGTTCCGCAGTCAGTCGCCAACCGTCGGCTGCGTGGGGCGAAGTCGTGGAGCTAGCAGAGAGCCACGGTCTTGGTCCACTCCTCTACAGGCGGCTCAAGGAGAGCGGGGTTCAGGCGGGCGTCCCGGCCGATTCCTGGGACCGGCTGCGACTGGTCTACTTCGTCAACGCCGAGCGGAACACGCGCCTCTTTCGGCAGCTTCGACCAGTGCTCCAGTGCTGTAGCGACGCCGATATCCCGGTCATCGTCTTGAAGGGCGCATACCTGGCTGAGGGTGTCTACGACAATGTCGCACTCCGGCCAATGGTCGACGTCGATCTCCTGGTTGCGAGAGCAGACCTACCGAGGGCGCAGGCCAGACTGCTTGGCATGGGCTACGGCCCCCAGAAGCGAGAGGACATTGATGCCCGGTGCCGGAGAAGCTCGGAACTCACCCCGTTTGTAGGGTTAGGTTCCAGCGTGGACCTCCACTGGAGCATAGCCAGCCCCACGAGTCCCCTCAGAGTCGATATCGGTGGACTCTGGAAGAGAGCGCAACCGGCGACCACAGCGGGCGTACAGGTGCTGGCGCTGTCACCTGAGGACCTGCTGCTGCACCTCTGCCTGCACACCTCTTACGAGCACGGCCTTGGGGAAGGACTGCGACAGTTTTGCGACATTGCTGCGACCATTCGACACTTTGGCGAACTGGACTGGCCTCAATTCGTGGACCGCTCTCGCGATTGGGGCGCAGGGCGCTACGTTGGTTTGGCACTCCGCCTGGCGCAAAGCATGTTGGGAGCCGAGGTGCCGGAAGACGTCATTGAGAGGTTGGTACCCGGTGGCATTGACGCACGCATACTGGAGACGGCGAGGGAATCCGTCCTCGCTCGCGCTAGCTACGTACGATGGTTGCCGTTCTTCGATGCGTTTGGCGCTAGGTCCTTTCGTGACAAGGCGAAGCGGTCCTGGCAGAGGGTGTTCCTATCCCGAGCTGAGATGGGGGCGAAGTACCCGGCGTCGCGCGGCAGGAGTCACCTCTGGCCATACTACTTGCTAAGAGTCAGAGACGTCATCCTAGCCTACTGGGCCCACATCTTCCGTCGCGCGCGGTTGATGCTTCGGACTCATGGCCGCGACCGCGCTGCCGACTTGGGCAAATGGCTGGGATCAGGAAAACCCTGA
- the scmC gene encoding SynChlorMet cassette protein ScmC → MRSLKLVLADGRQWVIHSLDEETAAIVVELGKVMRLGPVVGTDRPSREGRELCVSLGDESVESCPSDADVGGPVVLGVHAPTDRDMLVAQMMRIAETIAREALSRGGMLLHGALAEHRGNGFVMAGPGTIGKSTASRRLPLPWHSLCDDTTLVVRDDKGQHWAHPWPTWSLFWSGGPGGSWPVEQAVPLRAVFFLGQALVDKLEPVTPTQATAILLESDIGLVRAASSPVSDLRSSVPCGIRAARSLAGAVPAYSLQLSLGGRFWEEIERVLPKIGVRGQKTEDRSCVPVVQEQARAEDSPSERSRFADVSLRIVCTGTSMNPTLQERDLLKVRPYESRHVRRGDVVCFKSRDTGRIIVHRVVSVGRRRTDDEIPTGSIRTRGDNNLTEDPWVLQARDVIGRVTASQRGARRWVIAGGWYGLAYLRCVRLGQAIRKHTGIVPHTLYECAARLGPFTYLLPRSLHPRLVRFDARYRVFLKLLMGRRTVGQYDDWRNEWRIQRPFRLFVHAQALPDPLHSPPALDSLPVSAEPQSPNPNPPSH, encoded by the coding sequence ATGCGCAGTCTGAAGCTTGTCCTCGCCGACGGTCGGCAGTGGGTGATTCACTCGCTCGACGAGGAGACTGCCGCGATAGTCGTCGAACTGGGCAAGGTAATGCGGCTGGGTCCCGTTGTCGGTACGGACCGGCCAAGCCGGGAAGGACGCGAGTTGTGCGTGTCCCTTGGAGACGAGTCCGTCGAGTCATGCCCGTCAGATGCGGACGTCGGCGGACCGGTTGTTCTTGGTGTTCACGCTCCGACCGACCGGGACATGCTGGTTGCCCAGATGATGCGCATCGCAGAAACAATCGCGCGGGAAGCATTGTCTCGCGGGGGCATGTTGCTGCACGGAGCCCTGGCCGAGCATCGAGGAAACGGCTTCGTTATGGCCGGTCCCGGCACTATCGGCAAGAGCACGGCCAGCCGCCGTCTACCGTTGCCCTGGCATTCGCTGTGTGACGACACGACGCTGGTCGTGCGGGACGACAAAGGGCAGCACTGGGCACATCCGTGGCCGACTTGGAGTCTCTTCTGGTCTGGCGGGCCCGGAGGCTCGTGGCCCGTGGAGCAGGCCGTACCCCTTCGGGCAGTTTTCTTCCTTGGCCAAGCACTTGTTGACAAGCTGGAGCCGGTCACCCCCACGCAGGCGACCGCCATTCTACTGGAATCCGACATTGGCCTTGTCCGGGCGGCGTCCTCCCCTGTTTCCGACCTCCGGTCATCGGTTCCCTGCGGAATTCGCGCTGCCAGGTCCCTGGCTGGGGCGGTGCCGGCGTACTCGCTTCAACTGAGCCTTGGCGGCCGGTTCTGGGAGGAAATAGAACGGGTGTTGCCAAAGATCGGAGTCCGGGGACAGAAGACGGAAGACCGTAGTTGCGTGCCGGTCGTTCAGGAACAGGCGCGGGCCGAGGACTCGCCATCGGAACGTTCCCGGTTCGCAGATGTTTCATTGCGCATCGTCTGCACCGGGACAAGCATGAATCCGACGCTGCAGGAACGCGACTTGCTCAAGGTCAGGCCGTACGAATCGAGACACGTACGGCGCGGCGACGTCGTCTGCTTCAAGTCACGAGACACAGGCAGGATCATCGTGCACCGTGTCGTTTCCGTCGGGCGACGGCGGACGGACGACGAAATCCCGACCGGCAGTATCAGAACTCGGGGCGACAACAACCTCACTGAAGACCCGTGGGTGCTGCAGGCCCGTGACGTCATCGGTCGCGTCACCGCATCGCAGCGCGGAGCGCGGCGTTGGGTAATCGCCGGCGGGTGGTATGGGCTTGCGTATCTCCGTTGCGTGCGTCTCGGCCAGGCTATCCGGAAGCACACCGGTATTGTCCCTCACACGCTTTACGAGTGCGCAGCCCGTCTTGGACCCTTCACCTACCTGCTGCCCCGGAGTCTCCACCCCAGACTCGTACGGTTCGACGCCCGCTACCGCGTGTTCCTGAAGCTGCTGATGGGCAGGCGCACGGTGGGGCAGTACGACGACTGGCGCAACGAGTGGCGCATTCAACGCCCGTTCAGACTGTTCGTGCACGCGCAGGCTTTGCCCGATCCGCTTCACTCGCCCCCGGCCCTTGATAGCTTGCCCGTGTCCGCCGAACCCCAGTCCCCAAACCCGAATCCGCCATCGCACTAG
- a CDS encoding nucleotidyltransferase family protein: MSGRFQRSSRPSAAWGEVIELAEEHNLAPLLYRRLKEGGVQTDVPADSRERLRLLYFVNAERNTRLYLELRRVLECLLSDGIPVIVLKGAYLAEAVYDDPALRTMSDADLMVRKTELTKARTILQAMGGIQQHLEDVESCCEYEPHLPTILVRELPVDVHWTIVIPKGPFRVDSSDLWDRARPATIAGVEALTLSPEDTLLHLCLHFSHKHYMSGLRFLCDITQVIQRMRHQIDWTQVTGRAHAWGAARHVGLTLHLARSMLGAGVPDAAMEQLVPGGIDPRILEAAFESIFELGMGYGQWMPFFDLLGEGSVVGKARLSWRRVFLSRKEMAERYPMSRNSRLLFPYYVLRIRDGIGTYMSHVRTRRRLIAQGRERDANALLIDWLESGKP, translated from the coding sequence CTGTCAGGCCGGTTTCAGCGGTCATCCCGACCATCGGCCGCGTGGGGCGAAGTCATAGAACTGGCAGAAGAACACAACCTCGCGCCACTCCTGTACCGGCGGCTGAAGGAAGGCGGCGTTCAGACCGACGTCCCGGCCGACTCCCGGGAACGGCTACGGCTGCTCTACTTCGTCAACGCCGAGCGGAACACGCGCCTCTATCTGGAGCTTCGACGCGTGCTTGAGTGCCTGCTCAGCGACGGTATTCCGGTCATCGTGCTGAAGGGCGCGTACCTCGCTGAGGCGGTCTACGACGACCCCGCACTCCGGACGATGAGCGATGCGGACCTGATGGTTCGGAAGACTGAGCTGACAAAGGCCCGGACGATTCTGCAAGCAATGGGCGGCATTCAGCAGCATCTTGAGGACGTCGAATCGTGCTGCGAGTATGAACCGCACCTTCCAACGATTCTCGTTCGCGAACTCCCGGTCGATGTCCACTGGACCATAGTCATCCCAAAGGGACCATTCAGGGTAGACAGTTCCGACCTCTGGGATAGGGCACGACCGGCCACGATAGCCGGCGTCGAAGCGTTGACGCTATCGCCGGAAGACACGCTGTTGCACCTGTGTCTGCATTTCTCCCACAAGCACTACATGTCAGGGCTGCGTTTCCTCTGCGACATCACACAGGTCATTCAACGCATGCGCCACCAGATAGACTGGACTCAGGTCACGGGGCGAGCCCACGCGTGGGGTGCTGCAAGGCATGTGGGTTTGACACTCCATCTCGCCCGGAGCATGCTGGGTGCGGGAGTGCCCGATGCGGCCATGGAACAGCTCGTGCCCGGGGGTATTGACCCGCGCATTCTTGAGGCGGCGTTCGAATCTATCTTCGAGCTTGGCATGGGCTACGGCCAATGGATGCCGTTCTTCGACCTGCTGGGGGAAGGATCAGTCGTTGGCAAGGCAAGGTTGTCATGGAGGCGGGTCTTCCTCTCCCGTAAAGAGATGGCTGAGAGGTATCCCATGTCCCGCAATTCACGCCTGCTCTTCCCCTACTACGTGCTGCGAATCAGGGACGGCATCGGAACCTACATGTCTCACGTCCGAACGCGACGTCGTCTGATAGCGCAGGGCCGCGAACGCGACGCCAACGCCTTGCTGATTGACTGGCTCGAATCAGGGAAACCCTGA
- a CDS encoding PqqD family protein, with product MEEEGTDGWTLLVNPDTAGAMAVNHTGALVWRLVDGRRTTDEIVAAVRSRFPDAPDSVADDVLEILAKLTGEGFIGQEIPLRE from the coding sequence GTGGAGGAAGAAGGAACCGATGGTTGGACCCTGCTGGTGAACCCTGATACGGCAGGGGCCATGGCTGTTAACCACACCGGGGCTTTGGTCTGGAGGCTGGTTGACGGCAGGCGCACGACTGATGAGATTGTTGCGGCTGTACGCAGCCGGTTCCCGGATGCGCCTGACTCGGTGGCTGATGACGTACTTGAGATCCTGGCCAAGCTGACTGGCGAAGGGTTCATCGGTCAGGAAATACCGCTGAGGGAGTGA
- a CDS encoding PqqD family protein, with the protein MSDAKTYRANEVVSCVDEGEDGAMLYNPDKDDTILLNPSGRAVWSFITAPRTLDDIAGHLTTVYPGIAREQAVHDAEEFIQSLLPDFILVEQKTDGAV; encoded by the coding sequence ATGAGTGATGCGAAGACCTACCGTGCGAACGAAGTAGTCTCATGCGTTGACGAAGGCGAAGACGGGGCAATGCTCTACAACCCGGACAAGGACGACACCATCCTGCTTAATCCGTCAGGACGTGCAGTCTGGTCCTTCATCACCGCCCCTCGAACCCTCGACGACATTGCCGGCCACCTGACCACCGTCTACCCCGGTATTGCACGCGAACAGGCTGTTCACGACGCCGAAGAGTTCATCCAGTCACTTCTACCCGACTTCATACTGGTCGAGCAGAAAACCGACGGCGCGGTCTAG
- a CDS encoding radical SAM protein codes for MAQTYPEPLPMPDVTEPPPGLSRFPKSLDLSLTGRCNLKCRYCFYADEMTALNDMPAARWHALFEELGKLGVQNVSLSGGEVFTRPDLFELIDGIIANKMRYGILTNGTLITEETIKEFAKGKRRLRLDSIQVSIDGSCAEIHDQSRPPKSFDRALRGLRLLKEAGFPVAVRVTVNRANVNDLPNVARLLIEDVGLPGFSTNEAEQMGSARCYGENVVLTNAERKQAMETLTNLNKKYNGRISATAGPLAAAAHFAEIEKACAEGKTGIPGRGTLCSCGGVFTKLAILHDGTIVPCNMLPKLVMGVFGHHSLAEVWRESPAINAVRYRRRIPLQSLPSCKDCSYAGFCAGGCPGSAMARFGRLNVRDPLVCYRVFKGEEKDEPPSAEELKAADAGGGRTRQQR; via the coding sequence GTGGCACAGACTTACCCCGAACCCCTCCCGATGCCGGACGTCACCGAGCCGCCGCCGGGCCTGAGCCGTTTTCCGAAGTCGCTCGATCTCTCGCTGACCGGACGCTGTAACCTCAAATGCCGGTACTGCTTCTACGCCGACGAGATGACTGCACTGAACGACATGCCCGCTGCGCGCTGGCACGCTCTGTTTGAGGAGCTGGGCAAGCTGGGGGTTCAGAACGTCTCCCTGTCGGGCGGCGAGGTCTTCACCCGGCCCGACCTGTTCGAGCTGATCGACGGTATCATCGCCAACAAGATGCGCTATGGCATCCTCACCAATGGGACCCTCATCACCGAGGAGACGATCAAGGAGTTTGCCAAAGGAAAGCGCCGCCTGAGGCTGGATTCGATTCAGGTCTCGATCGACGGGTCCTGTGCCGAGATCCACGACCAAAGCCGGCCGCCGAAGAGCTTCGACCGGGCGCTGCGCGGCCTCCGGCTGCTGAAAGAGGCCGGCTTCCCGGTCGCCGTGCGTGTAACGGTCAACCGGGCCAACGTGAATGACCTGCCGAACGTGGCTCGGCTGCTGATCGAGGATGTCGGCCTCCCCGGCTTCAGCACCAACGAGGCGGAGCAGATGGGCTCGGCCCGGTGCTACGGCGAGAACGTGGTTCTTACCAACGCCGAGCGAAAGCAGGCGATGGAAACCCTGACGAATCTCAACAAGAAGTACAATGGACGGATAAGCGCGACCGCCGGACCGCTGGCTGCGGCTGCCCACTTCGCCGAGATCGAAAAGGCCTGCGCTGAGGGAAAGACGGGTATACCGGGTCGCGGCACCCTCTGTTCCTGCGGAGGGGTCTTCACAAAGCTGGCGATACTGCATGACGGGACCATCGTCCCCTGCAACATGCTGCCCAAGCTTGTCATGGGTGTCTTCGGCCACCACTCGCTTGCCGAGGTATGGCGCGAAAGCCCGGCAATAAACGCAGTGCGCTATCGCCGCCGGATACCGCTGCAGTCCCTGCCGTCGTGCAAGGACTGCTCGTATGCGGGTTTCTGCGCAGGGGGCTGCCCGGGGTCAGCCATGGCCCGGTTCGGAAGGTTGAATGTACGTGACCCGCTGGTTTGCTACCGCGTGTTCAAGGGAGAAGAGAAAGACGAACCTCCATCCGCCGAAGAGCTGAAGGCGGCAGACGCGGGCGGAGGTCGGACCCGGCAGCAACGCTGA
- a CDS encoding radical SAM protein: protein MALCETNTDVDSPATRPPSLPEGVPPLGAYYLYLSSSCNLRCRHCWITPGFTADGRPDPGNVVDLNALREAVREGKTLGLCHAKLTGGEPMLHPRFLEIVDMLTEENIGMDMETNGTLLTAEAARHLREKTKLAFISLSLDGRDAETHDAFRRVPGAFDAVLRGLGYLVNAGYKNCQVIMSVHHGNRDQIEDVVKLAASRGAASVKLNPVTMTGRGALMHEQGEGLGFDDYLALARWVSGDLRPKAPIPVILEMPPGMVSFRELWRTHGRAGDCGVLGVLGILGTGEIALCGIGQTHPEFVYGRLGENRIRDIWLSNPIILALRRELEAADSYPGICGECIFAKRCRTSCVADNYIHSGRLVSPNWLCAEAARRGAFPSGRAQRKHKNHGTKGPSDAIERGQEIS, encoded by the coding sequence ATGGCATTGTGTGAAACCAACACCGACGTCGATTCCCCAGCCACTCGACCGCCGTCATTGCCCGAGGGTGTTCCGCCTCTGGGTGCGTACTACCTGTACCTGTCCAGCAGCTGCAACCTGCGTTGCCGCCACTGCTGGATTACGCCGGGTTTCACGGCGGACGGCAGGCCTGACCCGGGTAACGTGGTTGACCTGAATGCATTGCGTGAGGCGGTCCGCGAAGGAAAAACCCTCGGCCTGTGTCATGCCAAGCTCACCGGCGGCGAACCCATGCTGCATCCTCGGTTCCTTGAAATCGTGGACATGCTGACCGAGGAGAACATCGGCATGGACATGGAAACGAATGGTACTCTGCTCACTGCCGAGGCCGCCCGCCACCTGCGGGAGAAAACGAAGCTCGCCTTCATCTCGCTCAGCCTGGACGGCCGTGACGCGGAGACCCACGATGCGTTTCGGCGAGTGCCCGGTGCGTTTGACGCCGTTCTTCGGGGACTCGGGTATCTTGTGAACGCTGGATATAAGAACTGCCAGGTCATCATGAGCGTGCACCACGGCAACCGCGACCAGATCGAGGACGTCGTGAAGCTGGCCGCCAGTCGCGGTGCAGCCTCGGTCAAGTTGAATCCGGTCACCATGACCGGCCGAGGGGCGCTGATGCACGAGCAGGGCGAAGGGTTGGGGTTTGACGACTACCTGGCCTTGGCCCGCTGGGTTTCCGGCGACTTGCGTCCCAAAGCTCCGATTCCAGTAATCCTGGAGATGCCGCCCGGGATGGTATCATTCCGAGAACTCTGGCGGACCCACGGTCGAGCCGGTGATTGCGGTGTGCTTGGCGTTCTAGGCATCCTCGGCACGGGCGAAATCGCGCTCTGTGGCATCGGCCAGACTCATCCGGAATTCGTCTATGGGCGATTGGGTGAAAACCGCATTCGGGACATCTGGCTCTCGAACCCGATAATCCTCGCCTTGCGTCGGGAACTCGAGGCCGCCGATTCGTATCCCGGCATATGCGGCGAGTGCATTTTCGCCAAGCGGTGCCGGACGAGTTGCGTGGCAGACAATTACATTCACAGCGGCCGGCTTGTCTCCCCTAACTGGCTCTGCGCTGAGGCGGCACGCCGCGGTGCTTTCCCGTCCGGCCGGGCGCAGAGGAAGCACAAGAATCACGGAACCAAGGGTCCGAGTGACGCCATTGAGCGGGGGCAAGAAATATCTTGA
- the scmC gene encoding SynChlorMet cassette protein ScmC yields the protein MQVMRLDPGDHGREIHVAVCRTRAGLFDGATDDCAPLCFIPFRLNRELEVVQMEMIAAFVARAALRRESLLLHGALAEYRGSGFIMAGPGGIGKSTASLRLPSPWRTLCDDMTLVVRDDNGQYWAHPWPTWSRLARGETGCSWDVQRAVALRALFFLGRGTTDMLRPVSPVQASALHMESALNLARTPLLPVPDPTFPVSTGIRAAKALALAVPAYSLKLSLTGRFWEEIERVLPAATGDQGPNATDRVMSPIRGHVPHLTPASFSPPSAESDLPSRGVTDGLLRLVYTGVSMKPTLRDPELVEAEPCGTQPLRPGDVVCYESPVTGATVVRRVVSVERQGTGDRGSVNGIRTRADNASHDDLETLTTEGIIGRVTGAGRGVRFRAIHGGRRGLVTLWLARWRERILGSAYLIPHALYHYVAGLGPFDHLLPRRLRPRLVRFDARGRVLLRLVNDRQTVGRYNELMERWYIRRPFRLFVDKRALSDACSLALGSGPGRNP from the coding sequence ATGCAAGTCATGCGGCTCGACCCGGGAGACCACGGACGTGAGATTCACGTGGCGGTCTGTCGTACGCGAGCCGGTCTATTCGACGGCGCGACCGACGATTGCGCACCGCTATGCTTTATTCCCTTCCGCCTGAACCGTGAATTAGAGGTCGTCCAAATGGAGATGATCGCCGCTTTCGTCGCGCGTGCGGCCCTCAGGCGAGAATCCCTGCTGCTGCATGGCGCGCTGGCCGAGTACCGCGGCAGCGGTTTCATCATGGCCGGGCCGGGCGGAATCGGCAAGAGCACGGCCAGCCTCCGCCTGCCCTCGCCCTGGCGTACGTTGTGCGACGACATGACGCTGGTCGTGCGGGACGACAACGGCCAGTATTGGGCACACCCATGGCCGACATGGAGTCGTTTGGCACGAGGCGAAACGGGTTGTTCCTGGGACGTCCAGCGGGCCGTGGCACTCCGTGCGCTGTTCTTCCTCGGTCGAGGGACCACGGACATGTTGAGGCCGGTCAGCCCAGTGCAAGCGAGCGCTCTGCATATGGAATCGGCTCTGAATCTGGCCCGAACCCCGTTGTTGCCGGTCCCCGATCCGACCTTCCCAGTTTCCACCGGAATCAGGGCTGCCAAGGCGCTGGCACTTGCCGTCCCGGCGTACTCGCTGAAGCTCAGCCTGACTGGCCGATTTTGGGAGGAGATTGAGCGCGTATTGCCTGCTGCGACCGGGGATCAGGGACCCAACGCTACCGACCGTGTCATGTCTCCAATCCGTGGTCATGTCCCGCACTTGACCCCGGCGTCATTCTCTCCACCATCCGCGGAGTCCGATCTGCCGTCGCGCGGCGTCACCGACGGTTTGTTGCGTCTGGTCTACACCGGCGTCAGTATGAAACCGACGCTTCGCGACCCCGAGTTGGTTGAAGCCGAGCCCTGTGGGACACAACCACTGCGTCCGGGCGACGTCGTGTGCTACGAGTCACCGGTGACCGGTGCTACAGTTGTGCGTCGCGTCGTGTCGGTCGAAAGACAAGGGACCGGGGATCGGGGATCGGTCAACGGAATACGGACCCGGGCGGACAACGCCTCCCACGACGACCTGGAGACTTTGACTACTGAAGGAATCATCGGACGAGTAACGGGTGCGGGGCGCGGCGTCCGATTTCGAGCAATCCACGGCGGACGCAGGGGCCTGGTGACGCTCTGGCTGGCACGCTGGAGAGAACGCATCCTAGGCAGCGCCTATCTCATCCCTCACGCGCTGTATCACTATGTTGCCGGCCTCGGCCCGTTCGACCACCTCCTCCCGCGACGTTTGCGGCCCCGGCTAGTGCGCTTCGACGCCCGTGGTCGCGTGTTACTCAGGCTGGTAAATGACCGGCAGACAGTCGGACGATACAACGAACTCATGGAACGGTGGTACATCCGACGCCCGTTTCGGCTGTTCGTGGACAAGCGGGCCCTGAGCGACGCATGTTCGCTAGCCTTGGGCAGTGGGCCGGGGCGAAATCCATAA
- a CDS encoding ABC transporter ATP-binding protein produces the protein MGKIGAPGLTDERDRSAVRMAHTGEHTADNAVPGIGETLKQSLHLGRAIRLVWGIAPGWTVTNLVMVVVQGLLPLLAPYFMKRTIDALQAAMTVHVGVVAFRPVLFWVTLAAAAALVSALLGSLAGLFGQYQSMVFSDKVTDIVHSKSVAADLEYYENPSYFDTMQRAQIEASSRPIGVVNRLTGIGRNAVSLVGIAGLLLAFSPLITLVLFCVALPGALVQSLYARRQYRLELEQTEKERQASYYHFMLTGTWFAKELRLFNLGSLFRTRFQALRQQLRGVRLALARRRTVAGLLAQSLTSAAIFGSLAFIAYRVYKGTTTLGSLVMYYSLFQLAVGSFASVLSGVAGLYEDNLFLSNFYKFLDLKPKLLAPANPAPAPTRISRGIEFHDVHFTYPSDSRKVLEAVNLSIAPGQVIALVGANGSGKTTLVKLLCRLYDPDSGSITVDGVDIRRLDPDKWRRRVSVILQDYVQYSMTAWENIWLGDVESEPDRGRIVRAAELSGSDSAIRKLPQGYDTPLGYQFKHGRELSIGEWQKVALARAFLRDSELVVLDEPTSSLDPLAESEVFEHFRNIIHGRSAVLVSHRFSTVRLADRICVLEHGRVVESGNHRELLDLGGIYARLYSAQAARYQDKPNSTAESPRHGVSSPVVFPSAVEKSATADGDDLRSADRWLHHHDR, from the coding sequence TTGGGCAAAATCGGTGCACCAGGTCTCACTGACGAACGAGACCGATCGGCTGTAAGGATGGCCCACACCGGCGAGCACACCGCAGACAACGCCGTGCCCGGGATTGGCGAGACCTTGAAACAGAGCCTCCACCTTGGCCGTGCGATTCGCCTGGTCTGGGGCATCGCTCCGGGCTGGACAGTCACGAATCTTGTCATGGTTGTCGTGCAGGGATTGCTGCCCCTGCTTGCACCCTACTTCATGAAACGCACCATCGATGCCCTTCAGGCCGCCATGACGGTGCACGTCGGGGTTGTCGCCTTTCGCCCGGTCCTGTTCTGGGTCACTCTCGCCGCCGCGGCAGCGTTGGTTTCGGCCCTGCTTGGTTCATTGGCCGGGCTGTTCGGGCAGTACCAGTCCATGGTCTTTTCCGACAAGGTGACCGACATCGTGCACAGCAAATCGGTTGCGGCTGACCTTGAGTACTACGAGAATCCCAGTTACTTCGACACGATGCAGCGGGCTCAGATCGAAGCCTCCTCCCGCCCCATTGGCGTGGTCAACCGCCTCACCGGTATCGGACGGAATGCGGTCTCGCTGGTCGGTATTGCCGGCCTGCTGCTCGCTTTCTCCCCGCTGATCACGCTGGTCCTTTTCTGCGTAGCCCTGCCCGGTGCTTTGGTGCAGTCACTATACGCCCGCCGCCAGTACCGCCTCGAACTGGAGCAGACGGAAAAGGAACGTCAGGCGTCATACTACCACTTCATGCTGACTGGTACATGGTTCGCCAAGGAGCTGCGCCTGTTCAACCTCGGGTCTTTGTTCCGGACCCGGTTCCAGGCCCTGCGTCAGCAACTGCGAGGGGTAAGACTAGCGCTGGCCCGGCGGCGCACTGTGGCCGGTCTGTTGGCTCAGTCCTTGACCTCAGCCGCCATCTTCGGCTCCCTTGCTTTCATTGCGTATCGGGTCTACAAAGGGACCACGACCCTCGGCAGTCTGGTGATGTACTACTCTCTCTTTCAGCTGGCGGTTGGCTCGTTCGCAAGCGTCCTAAGCGGAGTGGCCGGGCTCTACGAAGACAATCTCTTTCTTTCCAACTTCTACAAGTTCCTGGACCTGAAGCCCAAGCTCCTGGCGCCGGCGAACCCGGCGCCGGCCCCGACCAGAATCAGCCGGGGCATCGAATTCCACGACGTGCACTTCACCTACCCGAGCGATTCCCGCAAAGTGCTCGAGGCGGTCAATCTGAGCATCGCGCCGGGCCAGGTGATTGCTCTAGTTGGTGCCAACGGCTCAGGCAAGACCACGCTCGTGAAACTCCTCTGCCGGCTTTACGACCCGGACTCGGGCAGCATCACGGTTGACGGCGTTGACATTCGCCGACTCGACCCGGACAAGTGGCGGAGGCGGGTCAGCGTCATTCTCCAGGACTACGTGCAGTACAGCATGACCGCCTGGGAGAACATCTGGCTGGGTGACGTGGAAAGCGAGCCCGACCGGGGTCGTATTGTCAGGGCGGCCGAACTCTCCGGTTCGGACTCAGCGATCCGTAAGCTACCCCAGGGCTATGACACACCGCTGGGCTATCAATTCAAGCATGGCCGGGAACTGAGCATCGGCGAGTGGCAGAAGGTGGCACTGGCTCGCGCGTTTCTGCGGGACTCGGAGCTCGTCGTTCTTGACGAGCCGACCAGTTCGCTCGACCCGTTGGCAGAATCCGAGGTCTTTGAACACTTCCGCAACATCATCCATGGGAGAAGCGCAGTGCTGGTCAGTCATCGCTTCTCCACGGTCCGGTTGGCCGACCGTATCTGCGTTCTCGAGCATGGACGAGTCGTGGAATCCGGCAATCACCGGGAACTTCTCGATCTCGGCGGCATCTACGCCCGCCTCTATTCGGCACAAGCCGCCCGGTACCAGGATAAACCGAACAGCACGGCCGAATCTCCGCGGCACGGTGTTTCTTCACCGGTAGTATTCCCATCAGCGGTTGAGAAGTCGGCGACTGCGGATGGCGATGACCTGCGAAGCGCCGATCGATGGCTGCATCACCATGACCGTTGA